The genomic interval GGCTACGGAATCCCCGCCTCTGACCTGCCTCACATCTTTGACCGTTTCTACCGGGTGCGAAATAACGGGCATGACGATGTAAAAGGCAATGGGCTGGGGCTGGCAATTGTAAAAATGATCGCCGAAGAACACGGCGGAAGCGTGGCGGTGGAGAGCGCGCAAGGCGAAGGAACCTGCTTTAGCCTGACCCTGCCGCTGGTCGCCGAGGCATAAGGACCAACTTTTCCCAACTTTTCTACACGAATTCCATCGGTCGTTGCGATGAATTCATGCAAAATATGACTACCGAGATCGTTTTCTCAAAGGAGCCAATCATGTCGACTAAAAAATTATTCGTTTTGTTTTTCGCTCTTAGTTTGATCCTGTCAAGCTGTGGCGCGTCGAAGCCCCAATCGTATACCGTTGGGGTCATTGTGGAGATCAGTTGGTTAAGCCCAATTGTCGATCACTTTAAAACCACAATGACCGAATTGGGGTATGTGGAAGGTGAAAATATCACCTATCTCTATAACCCCGAAGTGGGACCCGACCAGGCGGCATTCGACGCCGAAGCGCAACGGCTGATGGAACAAAAGGTGGATATCTTCTTTACGGTCGGCACCCTGACCACGAAAGCCGCAAAGAAAGCGGTGGAAGGCACAGACATCCCAGTGGTGTTCACCCCGGTCATCAATCCCGTTGAAGAAGGCGTAGTGGCGAGCATTGCCAACCCGGGCGGCAATGTGACCGGCGTGCAAATCGTAGACCGTTCTGCCAAAGCGCTGGAGTGGGCGCTGAAGATCGCGCCCGATACAAAGTATGTTTATATTCCTCACAATCCCGCCGATACTATTACGACGATGGTCTTGCAGGGCATAACCGACAGCCTGCCTCAATTCAAGGTGGAGTTGGCGCCCGGCAGCGAGGTAAACAGTATTGATGAGATGTTGG from Candidatus Defluviilinea gracilis carries:
- a CDS encoding ABC transporter substrate-binding protein, whose protein sequence is MSTKKLFVLFFALSLILSSCGASKPQSYTVGVIVEISWLSPIVDHFKTTMTELGYVEGENITYLYNPEVGPDQAAFDAEAQRLMEQKVDIFFTVGTLTTKAAKKAVEGTDIPVVFTPVINPVEEGVVASIANPGGNVTGVQIVDRSAKALEWALKIAPDTKYVYIPHNPADTITTMVLQGITDSLPQFKVELAPGSEVNSIDEMLAAVETLPEDTIIFLPSPLSSLEPGLEQLSEVAKKQGVPVFGSNRGGSALYLISDYTVTFAGEAEQGAAMVNRILKGASPAETPVETADSFLFINLNAAQAYGVTISDEIIKQANTIIR